A part of Thermococcus sp. SY098 genomic DNA contains:
- a CDS encoding zinc-binding dehydrogenase: MKALVKYAKGPWNIELRDVPEPKSREGYIIVDVKAAGICASDLLIIHDKGHPYEPPIILGHEFSGVVAEDKGEWKKGDRVTSQTTFSTCGKCYLCKSGYPQHCPEKKVIGIKANGAFTEKILVPVSGLHRIPKNMSFEEAAITEIGADVVYALNERANLQPGEFVVIFGPGAVGLFAVQVAKATGAEVAIVGTKIERDEYRLKLAEKLGADYVLYAEENPVSEVKYLTNGKGADVAFEASGAAPAVLQALQITRNLGRIIAFGIPKGSVTIPWNMIVFKAVEVIFHLSSSWTSWEKILYLMREGKVKTKPLISKPFRLEEWEKAIKEAETGFSPRVILKP; encoded by the coding sequence TTGAAGGCTCTTGTTAAATACGCCAAAGGACCTTGGAATATTGAGCTTAGAGATGTTCCAGAGCCCAAAAGCCGGGAAGGCTATATAATTGTTGATGTGAAAGCTGCGGGAATATGTGCCTCTGATCTGCTGATAATCCATGATAAAGGGCATCCTTATGAGCCTCCAATTATTCTGGGTCACGAGTTCTCGGGAGTTGTCGCTGAGGACAAGGGGGAGTGGAAAAAAGGTGATAGGGTTACCTCCCAGACGACATTCTCCACTTGTGGAAAGTGTTATCTGTGCAAATCTGGCTATCCCCAACACTGTCCAGAGAAAAAAGTGATAGGCATAAAAGCGAATGGAGCATTCACTGAAAAAATTTTGGTTCCAGTGAGCGGTTTGCACAGAATACCCAAAAACATGAGCTTTGAAGAAGCAGCCATTACAGAGATCGGGGCTGACGTTGTTTACGCTTTGAATGAGAGAGCAAACCTGCAACCCGGGGAATTTGTAGTTATTTTCGGTCCCGGAGCAGTTGGACTATTTGCTGTCCAAGTGGCTAAAGCAACGGGAGCTGAAGTCGCCATAGTTGGCACAAAGATTGAAAGGGATGAATACAGGTTGAAGCTGGCTGAAAAGCTTGGGGCTGATTATGTGTTGTATGCCGAAGAAAATCCTGTTTCAGAAGTGAAGTATTTAACAAATGGTAAAGGAGCTGATGTCGCCTTTGAAGCAAGCGGTGCTGCTCCAGCGGTTCTCCAAGCTTTGCAAATAACAAGAAATCTTGGAAGGATAATAGCCTTTGGAATCCCCAAGGGCAGTGTAACTATTCCGTGGAACATGATTGTCTTTAAGGCAGTGGAAGTAATTTTCCATCTGTCCTCTTCGTGGACATCTTGGGAAAAGATTCTTTATCTGATGAGGGAAGGAAAAGTAAAAACAAAACCATTAATCTCCAAACCTTTTAGGCTTGAAGAATGGGAAAAGGCCATTAAAGAAGCTGAGACCGGGTTTAGTCCAAGGGTTATTCTAAAGCCATGA
- the iolN gene encoding 3-dehydro-scyllo-inosose hydrolase, protein MSREIPKDLTFENTPVGKLEKYIWTASEEEIDRILEEFGIPSPPELAKPGVYIQTTPGYKVFEEVRQCDVVLIPIGSTEFHGNHLPSGTDTLYVTQISEAVRRYMKKKGKPVAITWPINYGSHPWHHYGMPGTVIIEEDHLKDYIIDVMLGLWNLGYRKQILINNHGHFWVLESAIQEFMKKYQLPGIYIALDWHRAAGKFFRTKERGGEFETDFVHADEAETSIALLLFPKEMVDMDKAVDTTPRAYLPDGHFDKAVDGLLRPMRWSSAEGHIPIEIVNTPEGVVGKATLADAKKAKRAIAFILKYLELLIDQILEKFPPGEVPPVEEVTFRTREEMEDYLKLPGDEGWKPVYGLVKRLGGKG, encoded by the coding sequence ATGTCACGTGAAATTCCAAAAGATTTAACATTTGAGAACACTCCAGTTGGAAAGTTGGAAAAATATATATGGACTGCAAGTGAAGAAGAAATAGACAGGATTTTGGAGGAATTTGGAATTCCAAGTCCGCCTGAACTGGCTAAGCCGGGAGTCTATATACAAACAACCCCGGGATACAAGGTTTTTGAAGAAGTCAGACAGTGTGATGTTGTGTTGATTCCCATTGGAAGTACGGAATTTCACGGCAACCACTTACCTTCGGGGACGGACACCCTCTATGTTACCCAGATAAGTGAAGCCGTGAGGAGATACATGAAGAAAAAAGGAAAACCTGTAGCGATAACCTGGCCAATAAACTATGGCTCCCATCCCTGGCACCATTACGGAATGCCTGGAACAGTGATAATTGAGGAAGACCACCTGAAGGATTACATCATTGATGTTATGCTGGGACTTTGGAACCTCGGCTATAGAAAGCAGATACTCATAAACAACCACGGTCACTTCTGGGTTCTTGAATCTGCTATTCAGGAATTTATGAAAAAGTATCAGCTGCCGGGGATATATATTGCTCTTGATTGGCACAGGGCGGCAGGAAAATTCTTCCGAACCAAAGAGAGGGGAGGGGAATTTGAGACAGACTTTGTTCATGCAGATGAGGCTGAAACGTCAATAGCCCTGCTTCTCTTCCCAAAAGAGATGGTTGATATGGACAAAGCAGTTGATACCACTCCAAGGGCTTATCTGCCGGATGGCCACTTTGATAAAGCTGTGGATGGTCTGCTGAGACCAATGAGATGGAGCAGTGCTGAGGGTCACATTCCAATTGAGATAGTAAATACTCCTGAAGGAGTTGTTGGAAAAGCCACGCTCGCTGATGCAAAAAAAGCAAAACGAGCTATAGCATTTATACTTAAATACTTGGAGCTATTGATTGACCAAATCCTTGAGAAATTCCCACCTGGGGAGGTTCCGCCGGTGGAAGAAGTGACCTTTAGAACAAGAGAAGAGATGGAAGATTATCTCAAGCTTCCGGGAGATGAAGGATGGAAACCGGTTTACGGACTCGTAAAGAGATTGGGGGGGAAGGGCTGA